In Miscanthus floridulus cultivar M001 chromosome 5, ASM1932011v1, whole genome shotgun sequence, one genomic interval encodes:
- the LOC136452946 gene encoding BTB/POZ domain-containing protein At3g50780-like encodes MDMDGSRQQQRRRGSPPEASGRPRTVPIAAPEGFWCCPSPAALHKSLLKNPHHHPHAKHAPAPPTHKTPSAPPSRAPSVQTAPSVTDDPAPAVTDDQQHHNHSQATTEAPAPAGGQQEPPQQQHKVCVGFGRPETSDLTVMLYGKEGIVVRMSVHRDVLSQSSAFFAQRLAAAGNPAPAPPPCVEIHDCDDAEIYVETVGLMYCDEAKHRLLLKQSVPRVLRIMKAADALGFHACVTSCLHYLEAVPWDSDEEERSVVSSVRRLQSRDKDDGCNYYGGVVTPLLKRIASDDCLRPPSDTFASITEMVLTSTDDRGRREMKALVLNLLKDSTRSHGVGVTGGDGSPPDVISSAETLYGSCRGCLDRLRELFAEASSSEPDYYCPAVVTRRIALETDNILWLVEMLMLASQRAGDGFVALWSGQAELAASHARVPAPSRHAVSRVTARLFVGVGRGELLPPRDARLRLLQVWLHPLIDDYAWLQRCGGSRPSSASFDRRLVEDGIGQTILTLPLEDQRSILLAWFGRFLKLGDDCPNLQRAFEVWWRRTFVRPYVLRQPDSDAGDVSPAP; translated from the coding sequence ATGGACATGGATGGATCCAGGCAGCAGCAGAGGAGGAGGGGCTCGCCGCCGGAGGCGTCGGGGAGGCCCCGCACCGTGCCGATCGCCGCGCCGGAGGGCTTCTGGTGCTGCCCGTCCCCCGCCGCGCTGCACAAGAGCCTCCTCAAGAACCCGCACCACCATCCCCACGCCAAGCAcgcgccggcgccgccgacgcATAAGACCCCCTCGGCCCCTCCGTCCAGAGCCCCCTCGGTCCAGACCGCGCCGTCGGTGACCGACGACCCGGCGCCCGCCGTGACGGACGACCAGCAGCACCACAACCACAGCCAAGCGACAACCGAGGCTCCGGCTCCGGCCGGCGGGCAGCAggagccgccgcagcagcagcacaagGTCTGCGTCGGGTTCGGGCGGCCGGAGACGAGCGACCTGACGGTGATGCTCTACGGAAAAGAGGGCATCGTGGTCAGGATGAGCGTCCACAGGGACGTGCTCTCCCAGAGCAGCGCCTTCTTCGCCcagcgcctcgccgccgccggcaaCCCCGCCCCCGCTCCGCCGCCCTGCGTGGAGATCCACGACTGCGACGACGCGGAGATCTACGTGGAGACGGTAGGCCTCATGTACTGCGACGAGGCCAAGCACCGGCTGCTGCTGAAGCAGAGCGTCCCGCGCGTGCTCCGCATCATGAAGGCCGCCGACGCGCTCGGCTTCCACGCCTGCGTCACGTCCTGCCTCCACTACCTGGAGGCCGTCCCGTGGGACAGCGACGAGGAGGAACGCAGCGTCGTGTCCTCGGTCCGCCGTCTCCAGAGCAGGGACAAGGACGACGGCTGCAACTACTACGGCGGAGTCGTCACCCCGCTGCTGAAGAGGATCGCCTCCGACGACTGTCTGAGACCGCCCAGCGACACGTTCGCGAGCATCACGGAGATGGTGCTGACGAGCACCGACGACCGAGGCCGTCGCGAGATGAAGGCCCTGGTCCTGAACCTCCTCAAAGACAGCACCCGCAGCCATGGCGTCGGCGTCACCGGCGGCGACGGATCACCACCAGACGTCATCTCCTCTGCCGAAACGCTGTACGGTTCGTGCCGGGGCTGCCTGGACCGGCTCCGGGAGCTGTTCGCCGAAGCGTCGTCGTCCGAACCGGACTACTACTGCCCCGCCGTCGTCACGCGGCGGATCGCGCTGGAGACCGACAACATCCTGTGGCTGGTGGAGATGCTGATGCTGGCGAGCCAGCGCGCCGGCGACGGCTTCGTGGCGCTGTGGTCGGGGCAGGCGGAGCTGGCCGCGTCGCACGCCAGGGTGCCGGCACCCTCCCGCCACGCCGTGAGCCGCGTTACGGCGCGGCTGTTCGTCGGCGTCGGGAGAGGGGAGCTGCTCCCGCCCAGGGAcgcccgcctccgcctcctccagGTCTGGCTGCACCCGCTCATCGACGACTACGCGTGGCTGCAGCGCTGCGGCGGCTCCCGGCCGTCGTCGGCGTCGTTCGACAGGAGGCTCGTCGAGGACGGCATCGGGCAGACGATCCTCACGCTGCCGCTGGAGGACCAGAGGTCGATCCTGCTCGCGTGGTTCGGGAGGTTCTTGAAGCTCGGCGACGATTGCCCGAATTTGCAGAGGGCGTTTGAGGTGTGGTGGAGAAGGACTTTCGTCAGGCCGTATGTTCTTCGCCAGCCTGATTCTGACGCAGGTGATGTTTCGCCAGCGCCCTAG
- the LOC136450432 gene encoding uncharacterized protein isoform X2 → MPVNIDIAPFKLDIDELIADYAKENYTSLAEFKQVWMAKKFSYIYEGRPKTNSGLFMQSLFLDCIGHLTSQSSLPQRLAGLYCLYCLYECQPYKPQFKIYLSLEECRQLKDFVVTAKQNGLNLVAALVKRMLNKGMFLFGYMNLIDDNGDKQVEELTALQNKRVKFACDKLFANTQAESYMHMDLGAEFELDSIKKLSKEYAEAKELALAEASQIVEVEDAKHLLQSDKLLGDKIGEVVKEWDAQKEGFYERTGLSPGNRLMVIDNDESGVQYHEDGSRGNQLMVVDNDESGVQNHEDDDFDELDQLLE, encoded by the exons ATGCCTGTAAACATAGATATTGCTCCTTTCAAGCTGGACATCGATGAGCTGATAGCTGATTATGCCAAG GAGAACTATACGTCACTCGCTGAATTCAAACAAGTGTGGATGGCCAAGAAATTTTCTTATATCTATGAAGGCAGACCTAAGACAAACTCGGGTTTATTCATGCAGTCCCTCTTTTTGGATTGTATTG GTCATTTGACTTCTCAAAGTTCACTACCCCAAAGATTGGCTGGGCTTTACTGCCTTTACTGTCTGTATGAGTGCCAGCCATACAAGCCACAGTTCAAGATTTATTTGTCTCTTG AGGAGTGCAGGCAATTGAAAGATTTCGTTGTTACGGCTAAGCAAAATGGACTGAATCTTGTGGCTGCACTTGTCAAAAGGATGCTGAATAAGGGCATGTTTTTGTTTGGCTACATGAATTTGATTGATGACAATGGGGACAAGCAGGTTGAGGAATTGACTGCATTGCAGAACAAACGAGTAAAATTTGCCTGTGACAA GTTATTTGCAAATACCCAAGCAGAAAGTTATATGCACATGGACTTG GGTGCCGAGTTTGAGCTTGATAGCATCAAGAAACTGTCGAAGGAGTATGCAGAAGCAAAGGAATTGGCCCTTGCAG AGGCAAGCCAAATTGTGGAAGTTGAAGATGCTAAGCACCTCCTTCAGAGTGACAAGCTGTTGGGTGACAAGATAGGTGAAGTCGTCAAAGAATGGGATGCCCAGAAGGAGGGGTTCTACGAGAGAACAGGATTATCCCCTGGCAATCGGCTCATGGTGATTGACAATGATGAATCAGGAGTACAATATCACGAGGATGGATCCCGCGGCAATCAGCTCATGGTGGTTGACAATGATGAATCAGGAGTACAGAATCACGAGGACGATGACTTTGATGAGTTAGATCAGCTGCTAGAGTGA
- the LOC136450432 gene encoding uncharacterized protein isoform X1 — protein MRRRHRPAPVLPTLPVRHRRPLSSLARIRRPPSHPSSTTATRSPRSLGERSLMDAFSSFGTITEVSGLAMPVNIDIAPFKLDIDELIADYAKENYTSLAEFKQVWMAKKFSYIYEGRPKTNSGLFMQSLFLDCIGHLTSQSSLPQRLAGLYCLYCLYECQPYKPQFKIYLSLEECRQLKDFVVTAKQNGLNLVAALVKRMLNKGMFLFGYMNLIDDNGDKQVEELTALQNKRVKFACDKLFANTQAESYMHMDLGAEFELDSIKKLSKEYAEAKELALAEASQIVEVEDAKHLLQSDKLLGDKIGEVVKEWDAQKEGFYERTGLSPGNRLMVIDNDESGVQYHEDGSRGNQLMVVDNDESGVQNHEDDDFDELDQLLE, from the exons atgcgccgccgccaccgccctgcTCCTGTCCTCCCCACGCTCCCCGTGCGCCACCGCCGCCCGCTCTCGTCGCTCGCCCGGATCCGCCGCCCTCCGAGCCATCCCTCCTCCACAACGGCCACCCGCTCTCCTCGCTCGCTGGGCGAGCGCTCCCTCATGGACGCCTTCTCCTCATTCGGCACCATCACCGAAG TTTCAGGCTTGGCCATGCCTGTAAACATAGATATTGCTCCTTTCAAGCTGGACATCGATGAGCTGATAGCTGATTATGCCAAG GAGAACTATACGTCACTCGCTGAATTCAAACAAGTGTGGATGGCCAAGAAATTTTCTTATATCTATGAAGGCAGACCTAAGACAAACTCGGGTTTATTCATGCAGTCCCTCTTTTTGGATTGTATTG GTCATTTGACTTCTCAAAGTTCACTACCCCAAAGATTGGCTGGGCTTTACTGCCTTTACTGTCTGTATGAGTGCCAGCCATACAAGCCACAGTTCAAGATTTATTTGTCTCTTG AGGAGTGCAGGCAATTGAAAGATTTCGTTGTTACGGCTAAGCAAAATGGACTGAATCTTGTGGCTGCACTTGTCAAAAGGATGCTGAATAAGGGCATGTTTTTGTTTGGCTACATGAATTTGATTGATGACAATGGGGACAAGCAGGTTGAGGAATTGACTGCATTGCAGAACAAACGAGTAAAATTTGCCTGTGACAA GTTATTTGCAAATACCCAAGCAGAAAGTTATATGCACATGGACTTG GGTGCCGAGTTTGAGCTTGATAGCATCAAGAAACTGTCGAAGGAGTATGCAGAAGCAAAGGAATTGGCCCTTGCAG AGGCAAGCCAAATTGTGGAAGTTGAAGATGCTAAGCACCTCCTTCAGAGTGACAAGCTGTTGGGTGACAAGATAGGTGAAGTCGTCAAAGAATGGGATGCCCAGAAGGAGGGGTTCTACGAGAGAACAGGATTATCCCCTGGCAATCGGCTCATGGTGATTGACAATGATGAATCAGGAGTACAATATCACGAGGATGGATCCCGCGGCAATCAGCTCATGGTGGTTGACAATGATGAATCAGGAGTACAGAATCACGAGGACGATGACTTTGATGAGTTAGATCAGCTGCTAGAGTGA
- the LOC136452948 gene encoding RING-H2 finger protein ATL65-like — MRAPPPRRRRSSPAPSAAVSSPPSPYAAFASLGPGPAPGPGPGPAPEPSAAFAGGRRGGSSLSPPLIAMLAVVGAALLVVLYARLVSRVFRAARRRWRRRRRLRLLMIPGSSPSARGGGDDSFASFTTYDNYYHTFSPYYGLDDAAIKSLPSAQYLATGAGGAGSSSASARGSGASRECAVCLLEFADGDELRALPLCAHAFHADCIDVWLRAHASCPLCRAAVALPLPVPSPLHRAAARRVRPSLDDLLFFHPVPPAHAPAAAAVGAGEQQQQAEIAPASPDQQLAVGARDFLLKRSYSFGFERSLAMVEAASTASPPWRYRVFSAAGAATDGGTTSRGRGFWSKRWPSRFGGGGAGGSAAARVFSFRSYRGGAACKPSPFSRRFRDGGSGFFMSLASEPPSILAAAARRSSRAAAASSRLRCGDPEALLSPDRLSR; from the coding sequence ATGCGCGCGCCGCCGCCCAGGCGGCGGCGGTCGTCCCCTGCTCCATCCGCCGCCGTCAGCTCGCCGCCTTCTCCCTACGCGGCGTTCGCGTCGCTGGGCCCAGGTCCGGCGCCGGGTCCGGGTCCAGGTCCGGCGCCTGAGCCGTCTGCGGCGTTCGCGGGCGGCAGGCGCGGCGGATCGAGCCTGAGCCCGCCGCTCATTGCGATGCTGGCGGTGGTGGGCGCGGCGCTGCTGGTGGTGCTGTACGCGCGGCTGGTGAGCCGCGTGTTccgcgcggcgcggcggcggtggcggcgccggcgccgcctccGGCTGCTGATGATCCCGGGGTCCTCCCCctcggcgcgcggcggcggggacGACTCGTTCGCGTCCTTCACCACGTACGACAACTACTACCACACCTTCTCGCCCTACTACGGCCTGGACGACGCCGCCATCAAGTCGCTCCCGTCGGCGCAGTACCTGGccaccggcgccggcggcgccggctcgtcgtcggcgtcggcgcGGGGCTCCGGCGCGTCGAGGGAGTGCGCGGTGTGCCTGCTGGAGTTCGCGGACGGCGACGAGCTCCGCGCGCTGCCGCTGTGCGCGCACGCGTTCCACGCCGACTGCATCGACGTGTGGCTCCGCGCGCACGCGTCCTGCccgctctgccgcgccgccgtcgcgcTCCCCCTGCCCGTGCCGTCGCCGCTCCACCGCGCCGCCGCGCGCCGAGTGCGGCCCAGCCTCGACGATCTCCTCTTCTTCCACCCGGTGCCGCCTGCTcatgctccggcggcggcggcggtgggagcgggcgagcagcagcagcaggcggagATCGCGCCGGCCAGCCCGGACCAGCAGCTGGCGGTCGGCGCCAGGGACTTCCTGCTGAAGCGCTCCTACTCCTTCGGCTTCGAGCGCAGCCTCGCCATGGTGGAGGCGGCGTCCACGGCGTCGCCTCCGTGGCGGTACCGCGTGTTCTCCGCCGCAGGCGCCGCGACCGACGGCGGGACCACCTCCCGGGGCCGCGGCTTCTGGAGCAAGCGCTGGCCGTCCcggttcggcggcggcggcgcgggcggatCCGCGGCCGCACGCGTCTTCTCCTTCCGGTCGTACCGCGGCGGCGCGGCGTGCAAGCCGTCCCCGTTCTCCCGCAGGTTCCGCGACGGCGGGAGCGGCTTCTTCATGTCGCTGGCGTCGGAGCCGCCCTCGATCCTGGCCGCCGCGGCGAGGCGGAGCAGCCGCGCGGCCGCCGCGTCGAGCCGGCTCCGGTGCGGCGACCCCGAGGCGCTGCTCTCGCCGGACCGGCTGAGCCGCTGA